Genomic segment of Drosophila willistoni isolate 14030-0811.24 chromosome 2L unlocalized genomic scaffold, UCI_dwil_1.1 Seg139, whole genome shotgun sequence:
GGGACAGAGAGCAAGAGCGTAAACTCGATTCCGGTCACTTTGATCTGAATATGAGACGCCAACCTCTGCTGAGTTCCCAATCCACGCTCCATAGCTTTGATACCAACTCAATGTGTAATTCGGAGCAACTGGATTCTGGTATAAGCACCACGGGATTGACTTCACCCAATGCCAGTGGCCAGTTTAAGGTCTATTATGGTGGCTATAGGGATTTCGCCAGCCAACCCGCCTCCACCAGTCGTGGACGGGAATTAATGCAAAAGTTACGTATGGATCAATTGGCATTCCAGCATTTCGAGATGAAACCCTTGAGCTATGAGGCTTACATGCAAAGCTATGGCAAATTGAATACCAGCCAAACAGCCAGTCAAACTCAGTCCCAGCACATGGAGAATGAATGTCAGACTGTAGAGGTGAATAAATGTCACAGTTGGACTCAACATCCGCCACACTATGGCAAACAAATGGTCATCACTTGCAGTGGCGATGGCGGAGATGAGGAAACTACCCCACCAGATTCGCCCCGAGATTTGTACGAGAAGAGTTTATTCCATTTGGAGCAACTGCATCAAAGGGAACACCAACGCTCGCAAGAACAGCAACGACAACGTCTAAGCAAGCCCACCGATTGGGAACGTCTCAGTAGTTTTCTTATGCGATCATCCCAACTGATGGCCAAAGTCTTGAATGACACTGGCTCCAAGACTAAACCTTCAAGAGGATCTCAGAGTCTACAGACGGGTTTACTCAATGCCCTGCGAGTCCGACGCATTTTCGGCAATGGGGGACACATGGTCGTCACTGTGCACGAGTGTCCACCGCAAAGTAATGTCTATAGCGAGGATTTTGCCAATCTTCTGATGGTCTGGTCGCTTAATGAACCCACCAAGCCCTTGCGTTTGCTCTCCACCTGGGCGGAGGTATGTCGTGTGGCCTTCTCCCAGCAAGCTCCCGATATTATTGTGGCAGGACTACGAGATGGCAGTGTGGCCATGTGGGATTTACGTGAGACTTATAGCTATTGCTCCAAATTGGATGGCCATCTTAATCATTTTGCGGCAACTCAATCGGTGGTGCCCAGTGCCATGGAGTCACCCAGTTGGGATCTGGGAGCCGTAGTCGATGTCCGTAGTTTTCGTGGTCGCCTTAGCAAGGATATACAGGTAGGATGAGGCTTGATTTAGCTTTCCAAACCCTGTAATCTGTTTACTCTTTCCACAGTACGCCTCTCTAAACGATTCTGGTTTACTTACGGTTTGGTCTCTGGTTGAGAGTGATGCCTCATCGGCCACATCAAATGAATATAGCTCGCCCTGGGCTAGGGTTAAGCTCCTACAAAGTGCATGCTGTAATTTAAGATCTTACCTAGAGCAACGTATCCTGCGGAATCAACAGAGTTCCTTTGATAAAACCAAATCCCTATTTCAGGGTAATATCTATATAGATaatttgctcaaagaactcAATGAAACGCAAACTCTGTCGTCGGGGGAAGGACTGCAGGGTCTACGTTTCACCAGCATCGATGCGGGAAGTGATCTCATCTATGTGTGCACCAATCGAAATTTCGTGCTCTGCTGCACAAGGAGTCTGAAAATGGAACGTTTCTCAAGGATCAGTGTGAATGAGAGTCGTTTTCTCTTTCCCACCTCGCTGTGTGTGCTCTCCAATGAGAGTTTTGTAGCCGTTGGTCTATCCAATGGTTCGGTGGTCATACTCAACTGCAATCAAAGGCATCGTCCAAAGACCACCACACAATTGCGACGACCTCCAACGTCGGCGATAAATGCTGCAGTCGATGCGGACATTGGAAAATCTTGTGCCATACAAAATATCATCTTAAACGAGAAACGTCACTCGTTCGATAAGGAAGAGGAAAAGGAGGAAATGCGTCCAAATACCGCTTTGGAATTGTTACAACAACCGCGACGCTCCTACGAGATGCGCATCTTTGATCAACAACTTTTACTCAGCGGTAATGCGCTAAGAGAACATCTTGTCCAGGCTCTTGTGCTCTCCTCGGACGGTTGGCGTCTCTTTGCCTTGGCTAATGGCACTGTGCGTGTTTATGATTTCTATTTGGATCGGGAAGTTGTTGATGACCAACACCAAATGGGTTCCCATGTCAAGGACATAACCGCTGGACGTAGCTCACAAAATGATCAGTATTTGCTCAGTCTTAACCAGGAGGGTTTAGTCCAAATACATTCATCTAGTCTGTAAATTCCATCAATTTTTTGGaagcaaataaagaaaacaatattACATTTCTTacatcaatttttatttaataacaaatatcaaaaaagCAATGGCGGATTTGGCCACCATTTAGTCAATTATAACGTATACGCACGATGTGACAGCTAAAGTAATAATATTTAGCATAAAATTCGGAGGGTCGCAAATCGAGGTGGATATTCCACCAAACTCTGTCATCAATAAACTTTTGCAAGAGTTATTTTCaatgctaaaactagttgagaatcacaactaaatgaaataaaaaactgttgtgctttattgaaaattttgacCTCTACAAGATGCGATAGAGTCAATCGTTAAAtgattttcatatatattggTTTTAAATAACCCAAAGTCGGCATCTGAATTCCGGTTCACATTCAAGATCAAAATTTTGTCCgttaaatattgtttttgttgttgtttttcgtcGAATTGACAAGGAAAAACAAACCATTATCAATATTGGCAAAAAAGgtaaagtgtttttttttcacgtattgataaatacaaaaatattaattggtttttttaaaattttcatagTTGTAGTTTTGTAATTGAAAATAAGAGCAAGCATATAAggttaaacaaaattatttgtagtttttttttgactttgattcatttatttatgacTTATTTATTTAGGTAAATCCGCCactacaaaaattttaacttcGACTATGCCGAAGTATAAACTTTTTCCCTTTGCATTGGCTATAAAACTATCTGATTGAAACTCTTTTAACTTTACATTTCAATGTCTCCATATAaataagatttttttttcaggTTTTCTTAACATTAAGATCCACAATGGGGGCTATGGAAAGGAAAGCGTAGCTGGCAGAGCAGAAGAGTGTACTGCTGAGGCAAATTTGGATTTTTCCATTCGATGGTAGTTCTCAGTTGGTGGATTATGACACTGTTCCCCAAATGGGCTTACCGCCATGGGATTTGTCTTCCTTTTTAGACACTTCCGTTAACAACTTTTTAGTCTGAAGACCTTCTCACTAACCCTGGTGATTCCACAATCATCACTTATTTCTCGAGCATTGACAGATGAGCAGAAAAGATGATTTTCAGGGCACGACTCTCGAACCTTTGCATTAGGTTGCGGTTCCTATTCTTATTGAAAAGTCCCCAGAAAGGCTTTAGGTGATCTTGTAAATCTTGTAGATTCTTTTCGTACAAGTCTGGTGTCTTCTTTAGACATGAATCAAAGATACTTTGCTTGCTCATATGGTAGGGGTCTTTAATCCAGTATTCCAGTACCCAAGTGTACCTAGTAGCATCACACTTAGGGATGATGGTTTCTATCCTTCTCCTTAGACAAGTTCCTAATATGGACACTAACAAATTTTGATAATACtcctgcaagggtataaacaATGCACACGACTATATATAGACTAATCTAGATCACTTCGTCACTTTATATGTACACAGACTGCCAATCTATCCATTCGAAGGATTCTTACAGCGGCCTGGCCATGCCCAACATGCCGCCGGCTGTGGTGGCTCCCAGCAATTGTCTCACTGTTTGCAGTTCATCGCGTAGCGCCAAAATTTGTGCTCTCAGAATGGAATTCTCCTGCTCCAGGAGTGCAGCACGAAATGCTATACGATCTTCACGAATTTTACGAGCATCCCGAGACTTTTTGGCCGCCTCATTATTACGTTTACGTCGCTCATAATACTTCTCATCCTTCTGGGCATCGGGTATGGGACGCTTCTCACCCCGTACACGTCGATGCATAAAACCCGGAAACATTCCAACACCCATGCGATTCAATTCGATGAGAGGAAAATCCAATGATGGCATAGAATGATTCGATGTTGGAGCTATATACTCAAAGGCGGGTAATGTGGAGCTTGTCTTGGCTGACAATAGAGTGGGAAAACTTAGGCCAGGAAGTCGTATTGTCGATGGCGATGCATTAAAAGCATAAactttatcattattattattggtgCTCTCCACTTCCACAGACAATTCCAGATCACTATTCGAGATCGAGAGCGTTTCGGTAACATCCAAAATGGGCGATTTGGCCGGCGAATGCAtagtaaataatatttttatccGAAATACTCGAGACCTTCCGTACGCGGCAAGTAGATATCTGAGACACACACACTGTAGGCAACGGGCGACCACCTGGGTTCCTTTTTGGGTAATTACTAGTTTTACTAGCTAGAAACTAGAAATGGTGGTAGAGGTATCCTCTACCtccttttttgttcttctttgtTCGCTACTGATTCAACCAATCACGCAATGTTGATGGTAATTATTCGTCAAATACATGACACTTTTCCATGTTGAATGACATTTATTTTTGCCCTGCCCGGTTATAAGGACTTCATATAACTGGTTAGCCAGATTACATGCACACCCCACCGCCCTCTCTCCGCCTGTGGGTCATTGGGAGTCGGGGGGAGGTCTATTCTGATTTCTATGGGTGGTTGCTCATAGGTCCTTTGAATATGTGGTGGGTTATAAGAGTTGACCAACTATTATGCAGAAGGTTCTAGTCATAGTCATTTTTGACCAATGAAATGCTCGACTTGTTTATCGATTCGTCGACATTTTGTTTGATAATTAACATAGAGTAGGCGTGTTTTAAAGTCTTGCATTGATTTTACTATGCTTTCTATCTTGTTTCGGGTCCTACTTCTTCTAATCAAGACCGCATATAAACTGCAATGTCAGAGACTCCCCCATTTAGCAATACCtgtctttcatttttttgggaTATATAAAGCCATCACAATCCATGACTATCAAAaaatatacttacatatattcgCATGTCGATTTGACTTAGCTGTCTCTGTTTGTTCCCCCCCTTAACTATGTATGTCTCTTTAGTGTCTCTTCTTTAACCCGTTCACCTCTGTGTGGTTGGGAAAGTGTCATCTGTTTTGTCGTGGTAAATTGCCAGTTTCAGTTTGGTAGCCCGGATGTTCCCCTGTTAGACGGGGGGCACAAGGCGCATCctaataaaatttcataatgTATGCGCTAATTTATTATCTGTTGGCAAAAGTTTAAccctttttggttttgataTTATGGCGTGCCATTTAGTACTAGAGAAGAATGAGCACATGTCAAATGGAATATGGCCAAAATATGTGGTAGGGAAAATCTATCAAAATTTAGAGAACTTCATGTTGTTCGATTCAATAAAACACTCATAAAGTATTTAACCTTTTTGAACTATCCATGCCTTATGAATTTAACAACTTAGAAACATTAACTcccaaatttaaatataattttcttctaagaattttttaaagaaccTAACAACTTTCTAGATTATATTTCTATAAAAAGAATAGATAATATCAGGCACAGAAATTatggtttgattttaagtctaaaattctaaatgaatatatcataaaaatttaatctAGAAAGTtctaaatttctttaaaattgttACCAATGACACTACAAATGTCAATTAACAATATGAATATACAAGAAATTCTCCCAGATTATTCAAAGCTACacataaattgttttaaaatgttttttttagttcttAAAAGTAAACTTTCTAATATACGTATGATTGATAAGGAAACATTGATAAAGAAATATGATTAAACCCATTTTCGAACGATGTTTGACTTTTTAAACATTAATTTGTGTATGTTCtgtatattatttaattatatttaattcaaAGGGAAGTATACAGTTAGTTAGTTTGATTTGTTGACTTTTAAGATAAAATCCAGTACATTATCTCaggtttatttgtttatggTCTATGTCGGGCCTTACAAATAtcttatttcaaataaaaaatgttgaaCAATATCAAcgtaattttatttcaaaagtaaGTGTTACTTATTGAAAATATTGCaatataaatattcaaaaacaaatGACTTCACTTAAATGTTCAGAGTGCAGACAATAATCTGATGAATTGAAATCcgtttatttttcttaagtTTCGTTTTCGatttatttgcaaaaagtttattttttaacaattttgaaGAAACTTTAAATTTCAGTATCTGTTTTAACAGTAATAAAAAATACTTACAATTTTTCTTAAGCATTGGGGTAAAGgttatttttgttgataaGAATTTATAGCATAAGATCATCAATAtcaaatatatgtatctagtacattttatgtacatatatatataattatattcaATTTCAGAGTTGATTGGTGTAAGTTAGTGCGATTTCTGACTTTAATAATATCTAAACACTTATATTATAGTGTGCTTTAATTgcttatttatatatttacctTAAAGCTAGTTGAATTAAAGTTACCGAGTTTATATAGAAGTGTTATAAGTTTTTAGacgtaaatatttttgaccAATTTAAAAATGGTAAAAGGATGAAAAAACCTTTaggaaatttcaaaaactctAATTTACTTTATTCGAACTCTAAaagtttattcttaaacaaagaaataacCCTAAGCGAAacctctttttattttttgtttggtctAATGCATTGGGAGTTTCCTTTTATGATGGTTGACTGGGACCCAGTTGGGACTATTTATATATTAGGCAAATTACCAGGTAATAAAGTATAAAGCAAACATATAAGTAATTGTTACAATATTTGTATATGGCTTGGCATTCTATTCGCTCGATAATTGAAGAGTAAACCCACGGAAGGACCTTCAAATCGACAAACTGTTAATGACACCTGTAATTGGATGACATTAGTGAACCTTTTTTCTCTATGgagtttgagtgtgtgtgtgtgtttcgaGAAGGGGGAAAACAAGGTAGGCATTAGAAATATCTGTCCTAAGTATAGACTTTGCTTTTTAGTCAACAGAATTCAGAGCGCCGAGTtattacaaaattattttgaattttt
This window contains:
- the LOC6638372 gene encoding uncharacterized protein LOC6638372, whose translation is MSKNRLKSNVNQAKNELPRKITKSPATSGTGTTTKDRDRKQMLVKQQDSLEGKKTTKPATTTTTATASKKPSPSPLPSTSKIKERTRTTPSPGVPLRARGGKSTPEVVKTKPKAKTNVVMDNYHSVTVSSPPQKRRVQEKQTKEEKPKEPSPSPSPPPVPRSRTLTRTLQPEEVMVLKRSEPQVQESAPEIKQKPVAFEVNFASEKTKENESDNYSDDFESYESDFEASSGTPEDEEEEEDDNEEEQAEQDEEENEDKKDDSEIINKVMENLNVVKDEDDAIQDDEEEEEEQDDSELTQNPITVIQRDREQERKLDSGHFDLNMRRQPLLSSQSTLHSFDTNSMCNSEQLDSGISTTGLTSPNASGQFKVYYGGYRDFASQPASTSRGRELMQKLRMDQLAFQHFEMKPLSYEAYMQSYGKLNTSQTASQTQSQHMENECQTVEVNKCHSWTQHPPHYGKQMVITCSGDGGDEETTPPDSPRDLYEKSLFHLEQLHQREHQRSQEQQRQRLSKPTDWERLSSFLMRSSQLMAKVLNDTGSKTKPSRGSQSLQTGLLNALRVRRIFGNGGHMVVTVHECPPQSNVYSEDFANLLMVWSLNEPTKPLRLLSTWAEVCRVAFSQQAPDIIVAGLRDGSVAMWDLRETYSYCSKLDGHLNHFAATQSVVPSAMESPSWDLGAVVDVRSFRGRLSKDIQYASLNDSGLLTVWSLVESDASSATSNEYSSPWARVKLLQSACCNLRSYLEQRILRNQQSSFDKTKSLFQGNIYIDNLLKELNETQTLSSGEGLQGLRFTSIDAGSDLIYVCTNRNFVLCCTRSLKMERFSRISVNESRFLFPTSLCVLSNESFVAVGLSNGSVVILNCNQRHRPKTTTQLRRPPTSAINAAVDADIGKSCAIQNIILNEKRHSFDKEEEKEEMRPNTALELLQQPRRSYEMRIFDQQLLLSGNALREHLVQALVLSSDGWRLFALANGTVRVYDFYLDREVVDDQHQMGSHVKDITAGRSSQNDQYLLSLNQEGLVQIHSSSL
- the LOC6638212 gene encoding uncharacterized protein LOC6638212, translated to MHSPAKSPILDVTETLSISNSDLELSVEVESTNNNNDKVYAFNASPSTIRLPGLSFPTLLSAKTSSTLPAFEYIAPTSNHSMPSLDFPLIELNRMGVGMFPGFMHRRVRGEKRPIPDAQKDEKYYERRKRNNEAAKKSRDARKIREDRIAFRAALLEQENSILRAQILALRDELQTVRQLLGATTAGGMLGMARPL